A region from the Mya arenaria isolate MELC-2E11 chromosome 2, ASM2691426v1 genome encodes:
- the LOC128246425 gene encoding uncharacterized protein LOC128246425 isoform X2 has protein sequence MNVCGEMYLEMRGQEETAHLMDDGTGTPRLLSMEEKWQIIFNEKTRAPIYAVTQYIEYLNQFVNGQNAASRDNDDVIRRDSINPISYLLRKLKLDLKMSYESFLEEFIKPEMGGLGLLVRLLKSIQNAGARQSGSTNMAQLKHYKKTMTDEHDCLLCIKYSLRPKGSLSALLAVNYGLETVASSLLSTYTKSRGTAVEILTVAMSAVDGFSKVLDCFTYIQLKIGEPVRFKSLVNMMNMNSPQNVIFKVCGLKFVNTLLAAASNTNIRVFLQHELQNAGLDVPDMLQNTSGTGLEYDDLRHELEEWQRTFVDVDALIHQGPPRVFPDIANINPKLVDDLQNQVKSLTEEKSLLERKLRAVSGELKRRHEELRRRSMSGCDAFTQTYGPQEADRESIGCQCGSNISSSSEDKRKTTAKYFGWKDVYISQNEDTTYYPSKQRSGADGRGEEKDADEADDADDDIPPTPDEQGLVKVKQWLKCHCSSSEILDGHRDMNGESEDQGHSNGLYFKRNSFTRKNVKKADFPGNWKIIPKSIEQFPARFSSNKCHKSNCDRCEMKIPSKNINNLDQGQPEVVIHQASVELRLQELVTNKKRSDVRSQSSDSAIGGSGERLWNDRQITLLPPETSEAEILQELIQPDDSASGVPENEPYPDYSTVPNSPRNQESFMTELSSVLREFEGNLTRYELPATVVKNVTSPQTSVETYVTLGDV, from the exons AAAACAAGGGCCCCGATTTATGCGGTCACTCAATACATCGAATACCTGAACCAGTTCGTGAATGGTCAGAATGCTGCGTCACGTGATAACGATGACGTCATCAGAAGGGACAGTATCAACCCCATTTCGTACCTACTAAGGAAACTAAAGCTCGATCTTAAGATGTCATATGAGAG TTTCTTGGAAGAGTTTATTAAACCGGAAATGGGCGGCCTTGGGCTGCTGGTCCGCCTACTCAAGTCAATACAGAACGCGGGCGCCCGCCAGTCCGGCTCCACAAATATGGCCCagctaaaacactacaagaAAACTATG acgGACGAACATGACTGCCTTTTGTGCATCAAATATTCATTAAGGCCGAAG GGTTCCCTGTCGGCTCTGCTGGCGGTGAACTACGGGTTGGAGACGGTTGCCTCCAGTCTGCTGAGTACCTACACCAAGTCACGTGGTACCGCAGTAGAG ATCCTGACGGTTGCCATGTCGGCAGTGGACGGGTTCTCCAAAGTTCTGGACTGTTTTACTTATATTCAGTTGAAAATTGGCGAACCAGTCAGGTTCAAATCCCTCGTGAACATGATGAACATGAATAGTCCACAGAATGTCATCTTCAAA GTATGTGGTCTTAAATTTGTGAACACGCTGCTGGCGGCCGCTTCCAACACGAACATCCGGGTATTTCTGCAGCATGAGCTCCAGAATGCGGGCCTAGATGTCCCCGATATGTTACAG AACACCTCCGGGACGGGCCTCGAATATGACGATCTCCGTCACGAGCTTGAGGAGTGGCAGCGGACGTTCGTGGACGTGGACGCCCTCATCCACCAGGGGCCGCCCCGCGTGTTTCCAGATATAGCCAACATTAACCCGAAACTG GTTGACGATCTTCAAAATCAAGTCAAg tCCTTGACGGAGGAGAAATCTCTACTGGAGCGGAAGTTGCGTGCGGTGAGCGGCGAACTGAAGCGTCGGCACGAGGAGCTCCGGCGGCGCTCCATGTCCGGATGTGACGCCTTTACGCAGACGTACGGTCCCCAAGAGGCAGACAGGGAAA GTATAGGATGCCAGTGTGGATCAAACATATCTTCCAGTAGCGAGGACAAGCGGAAAACCACCGCCAAATACTTCGGTTGGAAG gATGTGTACATAAGCCAAAATGAGGACACAACATACTATCCGTCTAAGCAGCGCAGCGGTGCCGACGGCAGAGGTGAGGAAAAAGATGCCGACGAAGCCGACGACGCCGACGACGATATTCCGCCAACGCCAGACGAACAGGGACTCGTTAAAGTTAAACAGTGGCTGAAATGCCATTGTAGTTCGTCGGAAATCTTGGACGGACACAGGGACATGAATGGTGAAAGTGAAGATCAAGGTCATTCGAATGGACTATATTTTAAACGCAATAGTTTCACCAGAAAGAACGTGAAAAAGGCAGACTTTCCTGGAAACTGGAAAATTATTCCTAAGTCAATTGAACAGTTTCCTGCAAGATTTTCATCGAACAAGTGTCACAAATCGAATTGTGATAGGTGTGAAATGAAAATTCCTtcgaaaaatattaataacctTGATCAAGGTCAGCCAGAAGTTGTGATTCATCAAGCGTCTGTTGAACTAAGACTTCAAGAGCTCGTGACCAACAAAAAACGGAGCGACGTGCGATCGCAGAGCTCCGACAGTGCCATAGGAGGCTCCGGAGAGCGGCTGTGGAATGACCGACAAATAACGCTACTTCCGCCGGAAACTAGCGAAGCGGAAATTCTCCAAGAGCTCATACAACCGGACGACTCGGCCAGTGGAGTCCCGGAAAACGAACCTTACCCGGATTATTCGACGGTACCAAATAGTCCGCGAAATCAGGAAAGTTTTATGACTGAACTATCAAGTGTTCTGCGAGAGTTTGAGGGAAACTTGACAAGATATGAGTTGCCTGCTACTGTAGTTAAAAACGTTACTAGTCCACAAACATCGGTAGAAACGTACGTGACACTTGGTGATGTATAG
- the LOC128246425 gene encoding uncharacterized protein LOC128246425 isoform X5: MDDGTGTPRLLSMEEKWQIIFNEKTRAPIYAVTQYIEYLNQFVNGQNAASRDNDDVIRRDSINPISYLLRKLKLDLKMSYESFLEEFIKPEMGGLGLLVRLLKSIQNAGARQSGSTNMAQLKHYKKTMTDEHDCLLCIKYSLRPKGSLSALLAVNYGLETVASSLLSTYTKSRGTAVEILTVAMSAVDGFSKVLDCFTYIQLKIGEPVRFKSLVNMMNMNSPQNVIFKVCGLKFVNTLLAAASNTNIRVFLQHELQNAGLDVPDMLQNTSGTGLEYDDLRHELEEWQRTFVDVDALIHQGPPRVFPDIANINPKLVDDLQNQVKSLTEEKSLLERKLRAVSGELKRRHEELRRRSMSGCDAFTQTYGPQEADRESIGCQCGSNISSSSEDKRKTTAKYFGWKDVYISQNEDTTYYPSKQRSGADGRGEEKDADEADDADDDIPPTPDEQGLVKVKQWLKCHCSSSEILDGHRDMNGESEDQGHSNGLYFKRNSFTRKNVKKADFPGNWKIIPKSIEQFPARFSSNKCHKSNCDRCEMKIPSKNINNLDQGQPEVVIHQASVELRLQELVTNKKRSDVRSQSSDSAIGGSGERLWNDRQITLLPPETSEAEILQELIQPDDSASGVPENEPYPDYSTVPNSPRNQESFMTELSSVLREFEGNLTRYELPATVVKNVTSPQTSVETYVTLGDV; this comes from the exons AAAACAAGGGCCCCGATTTATGCGGTCACTCAATACATCGAATACCTGAACCAGTTCGTGAATGGTCAGAATGCTGCGTCACGTGATAACGATGACGTCATCAGAAGGGACAGTATCAACCCCATTTCGTACCTACTAAGGAAACTAAAGCTCGATCTTAAGATGTCATATGAGAG TTTCTTGGAAGAGTTTATTAAACCGGAAATGGGCGGCCTTGGGCTGCTGGTCCGCCTACTCAAGTCAATACAGAACGCGGGCGCCCGCCAGTCCGGCTCCACAAATATGGCCCagctaaaacactacaagaAAACTATG acgGACGAACATGACTGCCTTTTGTGCATCAAATATTCATTAAGGCCGAAG GGTTCCCTGTCGGCTCTGCTGGCGGTGAACTACGGGTTGGAGACGGTTGCCTCCAGTCTGCTGAGTACCTACACCAAGTCACGTGGTACCGCAGTAGAG ATCCTGACGGTTGCCATGTCGGCAGTGGACGGGTTCTCCAAAGTTCTGGACTGTTTTACTTATATTCAGTTGAAAATTGGCGAACCAGTCAGGTTCAAATCCCTCGTGAACATGATGAACATGAATAGTCCACAGAATGTCATCTTCAAA GTATGTGGTCTTAAATTTGTGAACACGCTGCTGGCGGCCGCTTCCAACACGAACATCCGGGTATTTCTGCAGCATGAGCTCCAGAATGCGGGCCTAGATGTCCCCGATATGTTACAG AACACCTCCGGGACGGGCCTCGAATATGACGATCTCCGTCACGAGCTTGAGGAGTGGCAGCGGACGTTCGTGGACGTGGACGCCCTCATCCACCAGGGGCCGCCCCGCGTGTTTCCAGATATAGCCAACATTAACCCGAAACTG GTTGACGATCTTCAAAATCAAGTCAAg tCCTTGACGGAGGAGAAATCTCTACTGGAGCGGAAGTTGCGTGCGGTGAGCGGCGAACTGAAGCGTCGGCACGAGGAGCTCCGGCGGCGCTCCATGTCCGGATGTGACGCCTTTACGCAGACGTACGGTCCCCAAGAGGCAGACAGGGAAA GTATAGGATGCCAGTGTGGATCAAACATATCTTCCAGTAGCGAGGACAAGCGGAAAACCACCGCCAAATACTTCGGTTGGAAG gATGTGTACATAAGCCAAAATGAGGACACAACATACTATCCGTCTAAGCAGCGCAGCGGTGCCGACGGCAGAGGTGAGGAAAAAGATGCCGACGAAGCCGACGACGCCGACGACGATATTCCGCCAACGCCAGACGAACAGGGACTCGTTAAAGTTAAACAGTGGCTGAAATGCCATTGTAGTTCGTCGGAAATCTTGGACGGACACAGGGACATGAATGGTGAAAGTGAAGATCAAGGTCATTCGAATGGACTATATTTTAAACGCAATAGTTTCACCAGAAAGAACGTGAAAAAGGCAGACTTTCCTGGAAACTGGAAAATTATTCCTAAGTCAATTGAACAGTTTCCTGCAAGATTTTCATCGAACAAGTGTCACAAATCGAATTGTGATAGGTGTGAAATGAAAATTCCTtcgaaaaatattaataacctTGATCAAGGTCAGCCAGAAGTTGTGATTCATCAAGCGTCTGTTGAACTAAGACTTCAAGAGCTCGTGACCAACAAAAAACGGAGCGACGTGCGATCGCAGAGCTCCGACAGTGCCATAGGAGGCTCCGGAGAGCGGCTGTGGAATGACCGACAAATAACGCTACTTCCGCCGGAAACTAGCGAAGCGGAAATTCTCCAAGAGCTCATACAACCGGACGACTCGGCCAGTGGAGTCCCGGAAAACGAACCTTACCCGGATTATTCGACGGTACCAAATAGTCCGCGAAATCAGGAAAGTTTTATGACTGAACTATCAAGTGTTCTGCGAGAGTTTGAGGGAAACTTGACAAGATATGAGTTGCCTGCTACTGTAGTTAAAAACGTTACTAGTCCACAAACATCGGTAGAAACGTACGTGACACTTGGTGATGTATAG
- the LOC128246425 gene encoding uncharacterized protein LOC128246425 isoform X1 yields MESRDKLMYARFFIPSCKTERHYQEETAHLMDDGTGTPRLLSMEEKWQIIFNEKTRAPIYAVTQYIEYLNQFVNGQNAASRDNDDVIRRDSINPISYLLRKLKLDLKMSYESFLEEFIKPEMGGLGLLVRLLKSIQNAGARQSGSTNMAQLKHYKKTMTDEHDCLLCIKYSLRPKGSLSALLAVNYGLETVASSLLSTYTKSRGTAVEILTVAMSAVDGFSKVLDCFTYIQLKIGEPVRFKSLVNMMNMNSPQNVIFKVCGLKFVNTLLAAASNTNIRVFLQHELQNAGLDVPDMLQNTSGTGLEYDDLRHELEEWQRTFVDVDALIHQGPPRVFPDIANINPKLVDDLQNQVKSLTEEKSLLERKLRAVSGELKRRHEELRRRSMSGCDAFTQTYGPQEADRESIGCQCGSNISSSSEDKRKTTAKYFGWKDVYISQNEDTTYYPSKQRSGADGRGEEKDADEADDADDDIPPTPDEQGLVKVKQWLKCHCSSSEILDGHRDMNGESEDQGHSNGLYFKRNSFTRKNVKKADFPGNWKIIPKSIEQFPARFSSNKCHKSNCDRCEMKIPSKNINNLDQGQPEVVIHQASVELRLQELVTNKKRSDVRSQSSDSAIGGSGERLWNDRQITLLPPETSEAEILQELIQPDDSASGVPENEPYPDYSTVPNSPRNQESFMTELSSVLREFEGNLTRYELPATVVKNVTSPQTSVETYVTLGDV; encoded by the exons AAAACAAGGGCCCCGATTTATGCGGTCACTCAATACATCGAATACCTGAACCAGTTCGTGAATGGTCAGAATGCTGCGTCACGTGATAACGATGACGTCATCAGAAGGGACAGTATCAACCCCATTTCGTACCTACTAAGGAAACTAAAGCTCGATCTTAAGATGTCATATGAGAG TTTCTTGGAAGAGTTTATTAAACCGGAAATGGGCGGCCTTGGGCTGCTGGTCCGCCTACTCAAGTCAATACAGAACGCGGGCGCCCGCCAGTCCGGCTCCACAAATATGGCCCagctaaaacactacaagaAAACTATG acgGACGAACATGACTGCCTTTTGTGCATCAAATATTCATTAAGGCCGAAG GGTTCCCTGTCGGCTCTGCTGGCGGTGAACTACGGGTTGGAGACGGTTGCCTCCAGTCTGCTGAGTACCTACACCAAGTCACGTGGTACCGCAGTAGAG ATCCTGACGGTTGCCATGTCGGCAGTGGACGGGTTCTCCAAAGTTCTGGACTGTTTTACTTATATTCAGTTGAAAATTGGCGAACCAGTCAGGTTCAAATCCCTCGTGAACATGATGAACATGAATAGTCCACAGAATGTCATCTTCAAA GTATGTGGTCTTAAATTTGTGAACACGCTGCTGGCGGCCGCTTCCAACACGAACATCCGGGTATTTCTGCAGCATGAGCTCCAGAATGCGGGCCTAGATGTCCCCGATATGTTACAG AACACCTCCGGGACGGGCCTCGAATATGACGATCTCCGTCACGAGCTTGAGGAGTGGCAGCGGACGTTCGTGGACGTGGACGCCCTCATCCACCAGGGGCCGCCCCGCGTGTTTCCAGATATAGCCAACATTAACCCGAAACTG GTTGACGATCTTCAAAATCAAGTCAAg tCCTTGACGGAGGAGAAATCTCTACTGGAGCGGAAGTTGCGTGCGGTGAGCGGCGAACTGAAGCGTCGGCACGAGGAGCTCCGGCGGCGCTCCATGTCCGGATGTGACGCCTTTACGCAGACGTACGGTCCCCAAGAGGCAGACAGGGAAA GTATAGGATGCCAGTGTGGATCAAACATATCTTCCAGTAGCGAGGACAAGCGGAAAACCACCGCCAAATACTTCGGTTGGAAG gATGTGTACATAAGCCAAAATGAGGACACAACATACTATCCGTCTAAGCAGCGCAGCGGTGCCGACGGCAGAGGTGAGGAAAAAGATGCCGACGAAGCCGACGACGCCGACGACGATATTCCGCCAACGCCAGACGAACAGGGACTCGTTAAAGTTAAACAGTGGCTGAAATGCCATTGTAGTTCGTCGGAAATCTTGGACGGACACAGGGACATGAATGGTGAAAGTGAAGATCAAGGTCATTCGAATGGACTATATTTTAAACGCAATAGTTTCACCAGAAAGAACGTGAAAAAGGCAGACTTTCCTGGAAACTGGAAAATTATTCCTAAGTCAATTGAACAGTTTCCTGCAAGATTTTCATCGAACAAGTGTCACAAATCGAATTGTGATAGGTGTGAAATGAAAATTCCTtcgaaaaatattaataacctTGATCAAGGTCAGCCAGAAGTTGTGATTCATCAAGCGTCTGTTGAACTAAGACTTCAAGAGCTCGTGACCAACAAAAAACGGAGCGACGTGCGATCGCAGAGCTCCGACAGTGCCATAGGAGGCTCCGGAGAGCGGCTGTGGAATGACCGACAAATAACGCTACTTCCGCCGGAAACTAGCGAAGCGGAAATTCTCCAAGAGCTCATACAACCGGACGACTCGGCCAGTGGAGTCCCGGAAAACGAACCTTACCCGGATTATTCGACGGTACCAAATAGTCCGCGAAATCAGGAAAGTTTTATGACTGAACTATCAAGTGTTCTGCGAGAGTTTGAGGGAAACTTGACAAGATATGAGTTGCCTGCTACTGTAGTTAAAAACGTTACTAGTCCACAAACATCGGTAGAAACGTACGTGACACTTGGTGATGTATAG
- the LOC128246425 gene encoding uncharacterized protein LOC128246425 isoform X3 has protein sequence MVKSVFHPFPKQEETAHLMDDGTGTPRLLSMEEKWQIIFNEKTRAPIYAVTQYIEYLNQFVNGQNAASRDNDDVIRRDSINPISYLLRKLKLDLKMSYESFLEEFIKPEMGGLGLLVRLLKSIQNAGARQSGSTNMAQLKHYKKTMTDEHDCLLCIKYSLRPKGSLSALLAVNYGLETVASSLLSTYTKSRGTAVEILTVAMSAVDGFSKVLDCFTYIQLKIGEPVRFKSLVNMMNMNSPQNVIFKVCGLKFVNTLLAAASNTNIRVFLQHELQNAGLDVPDMLQNTSGTGLEYDDLRHELEEWQRTFVDVDALIHQGPPRVFPDIANINPKLVDDLQNQVKSLTEEKSLLERKLRAVSGELKRRHEELRRRSMSGCDAFTQTYGPQEADRESIGCQCGSNISSSSEDKRKTTAKYFGWKDVYISQNEDTTYYPSKQRSGADGRGEEKDADEADDADDDIPPTPDEQGLVKVKQWLKCHCSSSEILDGHRDMNGESEDQGHSNGLYFKRNSFTRKNVKKADFPGNWKIIPKSIEQFPARFSSNKCHKSNCDRCEMKIPSKNINNLDQGQPEVVIHQASVELRLQELVTNKKRSDVRSQSSDSAIGGSGERLWNDRQITLLPPETSEAEILQELIQPDDSASGVPENEPYPDYSTVPNSPRNQESFMTELSSVLREFEGNLTRYELPATVVKNVTSPQTSVETYVTLGDV, from the exons AAAACAAGGGCCCCGATTTATGCGGTCACTCAATACATCGAATACCTGAACCAGTTCGTGAATGGTCAGAATGCTGCGTCACGTGATAACGATGACGTCATCAGAAGGGACAGTATCAACCCCATTTCGTACCTACTAAGGAAACTAAAGCTCGATCTTAAGATGTCATATGAGAG TTTCTTGGAAGAGTTTATTAAACCGGAAATGGGCGGCCTTGGGCTGCTGGTCCGCCTACTCAAGTCAATACAGAACGCGGGCGCCCGCCAGTCCGGCTCCACAAATATGGCCCagctaaaacactacaagaAAACTATG acgGACGAACATGACTGCCTTTTGTGCATCAAATATTCATTAAGGCCGAAG GGTTCCCTGTCGGCTCTGCTGGCGGTGAACTACGGGTTGGAGACGGTTGCCTCCAGTCTGCTGAGTACCTACACCAAGTCACGTGGTACCGCAGTAGAG ATCCTGACGGTTGCCATGTCGGCAGTGGACGGGTTCTCCAAAGTTCTGGACTGTTTTACTTATATTCAGTTGAAAATTGGCGAACCAGTCAGGTTCAAATCCCTCGTGAACATGATGAACATGAATAGTCCACAGAATGTCATCTTCAAA GTATGTGGTCTTAAATTTGTGAACACGCTGCTGGCGGCCGCTTCCAACACGAACATCCGGGTATTTCTGCAGCATGAGCTCCAGAATGCGGGCCTAGATGTCCCCGATATGTTACAG AACACCTCCGGGACGGGCCTCGAATATGACGATCTCCGTCACGAGCTTGAGGAGTGGCAGCGGACGTTCGTGGACGTGGACGCCCTCATCCACCAGGGGCCGCCCCGCGTGTTTCCAGATATAGCCAACATTAACCCGAAACTG GTTGACGATCTTCAAAATCAAGTCAAg tCCTTGACGGAGGAGAAATCTCTACTGGAGCGGAAGTTGCGTGCGGTGAGCGGCGAACTGAAGCGTCGGCACGAGGAGCTCCGGCGGCGCTCCATGTCCGGATGTGACGCCTTTACGCAGACGTACGGTCCCCAAGAGGCAGACAGGGAAA GTATAGGATGCCAGTGTGGATCAAACATATCTTCCAGTAGCGAGGACAAGCGGAAAACCACCGCCAAATACTTCGGTTGGAAG gATGTGTACATAAGCCAAAATGAGGACACAACATACTATCCGTCTAAGCAGCGCAGCGGTGCCGACGGCAGAGGTGAGGAAAAAGATGCCGACGAAGCCGACGACGCCGACGACGATATTCCGCCAACGCCAGACGAACAGGGACTCGTTAAAGTTAAACAGTGGCTGAAATGCCATTGTAGTTCGTCGGAAATCTTGGACGGACACAGGGACATGAATGGTGAAAGTGAAGATCAAGGTCATTCGAATGGACTATATTTTAAACGCAATAGTTTCACCAGAAAGAACGTGAAAAAGGCAGACTTTCCTGGAAACTGGAAAATTATTCCTAAGTCAATTGAACAGTTTCCTGCAAGATTTTCATCGAACAAGTGTCACAAATCGAATTGTGATAGGTGTGAAATGAAAATTCCTtcgaaaaatattaataacctTGATCAAGGTCAGCCAGAAGTTGTGATTCATCAAGCGTCTGTTGAACTAAGACTTCAAGAGCTCGTGACCAACAAAAAACGGAGCGACGTGCGATCGCAGAGCTCCGACAGTGCCATAGGAGGCTCCGGAGAGCGGCTGTGGAATGACCGACAAATAACGCTACTTCCGCCGGAAACTAGCGAAGCGGAAATTCTCCAAGAGCTCATACAACCGGACGACTCGGCCAGTGGAGTCCCGGAAAACGAACCTTACCCGGATTATTCGACGGTACCAAATAGTCCGCGAAATCAGGAAAGTTTTATGACTGAACTATCAAGTGTTCTGCGAGAGTTTGAGGGAAACTTGACAAGATATGAGTTGCCTGCTACTGTAGTTAAAAACGTTACTAGTCCACAAACATCGGTAGAAACGTACGTGACACTTGGTGATGTATAG
- the LOC128246425 gene encoding uncharacterized protein LOC128246425 isoform X4 — translation MFEEFEGLILLEETAHLMDDGTGTPRLLSMEEKWQIIFNEKTRAPIYAVTQYIEYLNQFVNGQNAASRDNDDVIRRDSINPISYLLRKLKLDLKMSYESFLEEFIKPEMGGLGLLVRLLKSIQNAGARQSGSTNMAQLKHYKKTMTDEHDCLLCIKYSLRPKGSLSALLAVNYGLETVASSLLSTYTKSRGTAVEILTVAMSAVDGFSKVLDCFTYIQLKIGEPVRFKSLVNMMNMNSPQNVIFKVCGLKFVNTLLAAASNTNIRVFLQHELQNAGLDVPDMLQNTSGTGLEYDDLRHELEEWQRTFVDVDALIHQGPPRVFPDIANINPKLVDDLQNQVKSLTEEKSLLERKLRAVSGELKRRHEELRRRSMSGCDAFTQTYGPQEADRESIGCQCGSNISSSSEDKRKTTAKYFGWKDVYISQNEDTTYYPSKQRSGADGRGEEKDADEADDADDDIPPTPDEQGLVKVKQWLKCHCSSSEILDGHRDMNGESEDQGHSNGLYFKRNSFTRKNVKKADFPGNWKIIPKSIEQFPARFSSNKCHKSNCDRCEMKIPSKNINNLDQGQPEVVIHQASVELRLQELVTNKKRSDVRSQSSDSAIGGSGERLWNDRQITLLPPETSEAEILQELIQPDDSASGVPENEPYPDYSTVPNSPRNQESFMTELSSVLREFEGNLTRYELPATVVKNVTSPQTSVETYVTLGDV, via the exons AAAACAAGGGCCCCGATTTATGCGGTCACTCAATACATCGAATACCTGAACCAGTTCGTGAATGGTCAGAATGCTGCGTCACGTGATAACGATGACGTCATCAGAAGGGACAGTATCAACCCCATTTCGTACCTACTAAGGAAACTAAAGCTCGATCTTAAGATGTCATATGAGAG TTTCTTGGAAGAGTTTATTAAACCGGAAATGGGCGGCCTTGGGCTGCTGGTCCGCCTACTCAAGTCAATACAGAACGCGGGCGCCCGCCAGTCCGGCTCCACAAATATGGCCCagctaaaacactacaagaAAACTATG acgGACGAACATGACTGCCTTTTGTGCATCAAATATTCATTAAGGCCGAAG GGTTCCCTGTCGGCTCTGCTGGCGGTGAACTACGGGTTGGAGACGGTTGCCTCCAGTCTGCTGAGTACCTACACCAAGTCACGTGGTACCGCAGTAGAG ATCCTGACGGTTGCCATGTCGGCAGTGGACGGGTTCTCCAAAGTTCTGGACTGTTTTACTTATATTCAGTTGAAAATTGGCGAACCAGTCAGGTTCAAATCCCTCGTGAACATGATGAACATGAATAGTCCACAGAATGTCATCTTCAAA GTATGTGGTCTTAAATTTGTGAACACGCTGCTGGCGGCCGCTTCCAACACGAACATCCGGGTATTTCTGCAGCATGAGCTCCAGAATGCGGGCCTAGATGTCCCCGATATGTTACAG AACACCTCCGGGACGGGCCTCGAATATGACGATCTCCGTCACGAGCTTGAGGAGTGGCAGCGGACGTTCGTGGACGTGGACGCCCTCATCCACCAGGGGCCGCCCCGCGTGTTTCCAGATATAGCCAACATTAACCCGAAACTG GTTGACGATCTTCAAAATCAAGTCAAg tCCTTGACGGAGGAGAAATCTCTACTGGAGCGGAAGTTGCGTGCGGTGAGCGGCGAACTGAAGCGTCGGCACGAGGAGCTCCGGCGGCGCTCCATGTCCGGATGTGACGCCTTTACGCAGACGTACGGTCCCCAAGAGGCAGACAGGGAAA GTATAGGATGCCAGTGTGGATCAAACATATCTTCCAGTAGCGAGGACAAGCGGAAAACCACCGCCAAATACTTCGGTTGGAAG gATGTGTACATAAGCCAAAATGAGGACACAACATACTATCCGTCTAAGCAGCGCAGCGGTGCCGACGGCAGAGGTGAGGAAAAAGATGCCGACGAAGCCGACGACGCCGACGACGATATTCCGCCAACGCCAGACGAACAGGGACTCGTTAAAGTTAAACAGTGGCTGAAATGCCATTGTAGTTCGTCGGAAATCTTGGACGGACACAGGGACATGAATGGTGAAAGTGAAGATCAAGGTCATTCGAATGGACTATATTTTAAACGCAATAGTTTCACCAGAAAGAACGTGAAAAAGGCAGACTTTCCTGGAAACTGGAAAATTATTCCTAAGTCAATTGAACAGTTTCCTGCAAGATTTTCATCGAACAAGTGTCACAAATCGAATTGTGATAGGTGTGAAATGAAAATTCCTtcgaaaaatattaataacctTGATCAAGGTCAGCCAGAAGTTGTGATTCATCAAGCGTCTGTTGAACTAAGACTTCAAGAGCTCGTGACCAACAAAAAACGGAGCGACGTGCGATCGCAGAGCTCCGACAGTGCCATAGGAGGCTCCGGAGAGCGGCTGTGGAATGACCGACAAATAACGCTACTTCCGCCGGAAACTAGCGAAGCGGAAATTCTCCAAGAGCTCATACAACCGGACGACTCGGCCAGTGGAGTCCCGGAAAACGAACCTTACCCGGATTATTCGACGGTACCAAATAGTCCGCGAAATCAGGAAAGTTTTATGACTGAACTATCAAGTGTTCTGCGAGAGTTTGAGGGAAACTTGACAAGATATGAGTTGCCTGCTACTGTAGTTAAAAACGTTACTAGTCCACAAACATCGGTAGAAACGTACGTGACACTTGGTGATGTATAG